In one window of Hevea brasiliensis isolate MT/VB/25A 57/8 chromosome 10, ASM3005281v1, whole genome shotgun sequence DNA:
- the LOC110654280 gene encoding uncharacterized protein LOC110654280 produces the protein MVRFSCFNAHIHSNKPKKPFENSVESMRKTLQDSSSQIEAPMAPPKATSSNSLLLKAQADTEISRSIKSVTSSVLVERGRKSEEIKGKLNIGNDTRVQKGLIKKSQSLGSGLCHEGRILCENDPEDDIDQGFSSDSLDQNGLCGPYSTKDAGVSPSCQQENVPQSETAQLGSDIVNAKSIHSIEDPQHSEEGPENFETLVSGEVCNESRNHMPHAPPMIVKSCSLPTICPSSPSSGQYSYKYLAPRSRSCENLHALHMRWKEFSFREVEKQAMREHERNDNDSKTEKNNFENSLDDVYDSYNYSASAKDWIIPVTDEVSMATILQGKSSSGEFDELPSKDFKIKRIEEWIIDLQHCSPLEDRNDLSDSNPPMNRDFTVINGLSGTKADAKVVTPGMEAAKRYISSLSAAATTAQLSNHGLAVIPFLSAFVSLRVLNLSGNSIVRIAAGALPRGLHLLNLSKNNISTIEGLRELTRLRVLDLSYNRILRIGHGLASCSSLKELYLAGNKISEVEGLHRLLKLTVLDLRFNKISTAKCLGQLAANYNSLQAISLEGNPAQKNVGDEQLKKYLQGLLPHLVYFNRQPIRVSTLKDAADRSVRLGINAHQFDRGLKSDNKATRKSSHGLAGTRPTSSSIHGRKSQAVVSPKRTRGRHVRLPPTGTKATTNLRHHYFDISNKLNFRSELSMHRSRSEGTLRVL, from the exons ATGGTTAGGTTTTCGTGCTTCAATGCGCATATCCATTCCAACAAACCAAAG aAACCCTTTGAAAATTCTGTTGAATCAATGCGTAAGACCTTACAAGACTCCTCCTCTCAAATTGAAGCCCCTATGGCACCACCTAAAGCTACCAGCTCAAATTCATTATTGCTCAAGGCGCAAGCAGATACTGAAATTAGTCGGAGCATCAAGAGTGTTACAAGTTCTGTGTTAGTTGAACGGGGCAGGAAATCAGAGGAAATTAAGGGCAAACTAAATATAGGAAATGACACACGAGTCCAGAAAGGTCTTATTAAGAAAAGTCAGTCTCTGGGAAGTGGATTATGCCATGAGGGAAGGATTCTGTGTGAAAATGACCCGGAGGACGACATAGATCAAGGATTTTCTAGTGATTCCCTTGATCAAAATGGGCTGTGTGGACCATACAGCACCAAGGATGCAGGAGTAAGCCCAAGCTGTCAGCAGGAAAATGTTCCACAATCAGAGACTGCCCAACTAGGTTCTGATATTGTCAATGCTAAATCCATCCATTCAATTGAAGATCCTCAACATTCAGAGGAGGGCCCTGAAAATTTTGAAACTCTGGTATCTGGTGAAGTTTGCAATGAATCTAGGAATCATATGCCTCACGCACCTCCAATGATTGTAAAATCATGCTCGTTGCCTACTATTTGCCCTTCCTCACCCTCTTCTGGTCAATATTCCTATAAATATTTAGCACCTCGTTCAAGATCTTGTGAGAACTTACATGCACTACACATGAGGTGGAAAGAGTTTTCATTTCGTGAAGTTGAAAAGCAGGCGATGCGAGAACATGAAAGAAATGATAATGATTCTAAAACtgagaaaaataattttgaaaattctCTTGATGATGTTTATGATTCTTACAATTATTCAGCTTCAGCAAAAGACTGGATTATACCAGTTACAGATGAGGTAAGCATGGCAACAATACTTCAAGGAAAATCCTCCAGTGGGGAGTTTGATGAATTGCCGAGCAAGGATTTTAAAATTAAGCGGATTGAGGAGTGGATCATTGATCTTCAACACTGCAGCCCATTGGAAGACAGAAATGATTTATCAGATTCTAATCCCCCAATGAATAGAGATTTCACTGTCATCAATGGTTTGAGTGGCACAAAGGCGGATGCTAAGGTGGTCACTCCTGGCATGGAAGCTGCTAAAAGATACATCTCTTCTTTGAGTGCTGCCGCTACCACAGCTCAGCTGTCAAATCATGGGCTGGCAGTGATCCCATTTCTTAGTGCATTTGTTAGCCTGAGGGTGCTTAATCTATCAGGAAATTCCATAG TAAGAATAGCTGCTGGCGCCCTTCCTCGAGGACTTCATTTGTTGAATCTGTCAAAAAACAATATTTCCACTATTGAGGGTTTGCGTGAACTCACCCGACTCCGTGTGCTGGACTTGAGCTACAACCGGATATTAAGAATTGGGCATG GTCTGGCTTCTTGTTCTTCCCTGAAAGAGTTGTACTTGGCTGGAAATAAAATAAGTGAGGTAGAGGGTCTCCACCGCCTATTAAAACTAACAGTACTGGATCTGCGTTTCAACAAAATCTCTACAGCCAAATGTCTGGGCCAACTTGCAGCCAACTACAATTCCTTGCAAGCCATTAGCTTGGAAGGAAATCCAGCACAGAAAAATGTTGGAGATGAACAACTCAAGAAATATCTGCAAGGCCTTCTTCCCCATCTTGTTTACTTCAACAGGCAGCCAATTAGAGTCAGCACATTAAAAGATGCTGCAGACCGATCAGTAAGGCTGGGCATCAATGCCCATCAGTTTGATCGTGGCCTAAAGTCAGATAACAAAGCTACACGGAAGAGTAGCCACGGACTAGCTGGCACCAGGCCAACATCTTCATCAATTCACGGTCGTAAAAGTCAAGCTGTAGTCTCACCGAAGCGGACCAGGGGTAGGCATGTTCGTCTGCCACCAACTGGGACTAAGGCAACAACCAATCTTCGGCATCATTATTTTGATATCAGTAACAAACTGAACTTTAGATCAGAGCTGTCAATGCACAGGAGTCGAAGTGAGGGAACTTTGAGAGTCCTGTGA